In Oenanthe melanoleuca isolate GR-GAL-2019-014 chromosome 17, OMel1.0, whole genome shotgun sequence, one genomic interval encodes:
- the FPGS gene encoding folylpolyglutamate synthase, mitochondrial isoform X3: MGLKEDVYEDAIRMLNTLQTNASYLEQVKRERGDPQAQLEAMQGFLERSGLKVEDLDRLNIIHVTGTKGKGSACAFTECILRNYGLKTGFYSSPHLVQVRERIRINGQPISKDLFNKYFWLVYNRLEETKDPAHSSMPAYFRFLTIMAFHVFLQEKVDLAVVEVGIGGTYDCTNIVRAPVVCGVSSLGIDHTSILGDTMEKIAWQKGGIFKPGVPAFTVAQPERPLEVLRERAQERQCSLYLCPELDDFEEGCGALELGLAGAHQRSNAALALQLARTWLQRRGCQGLWELKEVPPSSELLGRPVPLAPAFRLPDAMIQGLRDTEWLGRTQVLSHGPVTWYLDGAHTTSSIQACVRWFRQAALSQDKPHDGSEVRVLLFNATGDRDTAALLKLLVSCHFDYAVFCPNFTEVSLANNADQQNFNVTLENALTRCLENQQTWTRLLEEKVGQDPWLPSPPRVGGLLQPTPARGSLLLVPPAPRPLNSPALVFPCLAQALRWVAQGRDPHLAAPVASGAHPHPAASSGAVLLREAAAVHVLVTGSLHLVGGALRLLVPALSQ, from the exons GATGCAATCCGGATGCTCAACACCCTGCAGACCAATGCCAGCTacctggagcaggtgaagcGGGAGCGTGGTGACCCCCAGGCCCAGCTGGAAGCCATGCAGGGCTTTTTGGAGAGAAGTGGACTGAAG GTCGAGGACCTGGATCGACTGAACATCATCCACGTCACGGGGACGAAGGGCAAG GGCTCAGCGTGCGCCTTCACCGAGTGCATCCTCCGCAACTACGGGCTGAAGACAGGCTTTTACAG ctcccctcacCTCGTGCAGGTGCGCGAGCGGATCCGCATCAATGGGCAGCCCATCAGCAAGGACCTCTTCAACAAGTACTTCTGGCTGGTCTACAACCGCCTGGAGGAGACCAAG GACCCAGCACACTCCAGCATGCCGGCGTATTTCCGCTTCCTCACCATCATGGCCTTTCACGtcttcctgcaggagaag GTGGACCTGGCAGTGGTGGAAGTTGGCATTGGTGGCACCTATGACTGCACCAACATTGTCAG GGCACCGGTGGTGTGTGGGGTCTCCTCCCTGGGCATCGACCACACCAGCATCCTGGGGGACACCATGGAGAAGATCGCCTGGCAGAAGGGGGGCATTTTTAAG cCCGGTGTGCCGGCGTTCACCGTGGCGCAGCCGGAGCGGCCgctggaggtgctgagggagCGAGCCCAGGAGCGGCAG tgTTCCCTCTacctgtgcccagagctggatgaCTTTGAGGAGGGCTGCGGGGcgctggagctggggctggccgGTGCCCACCAGCGCTCCAACGCCGCCCTGGCCTTACAGCTGGCGCGGACGTGGCTGCAGCGCCGCGGCTGCCAGG GTCTCTGGGAGCTGAAGGAGGTGCCACCGAGCAGCGAGCTGCTGGGGAGGCCAGTGCCACTGGCGCCTGCCTTCCGACTGCCCGATGCCATGATCCAAG GCCTGCGGGACACAGAGTGGCTGGGCCGGACTCAGGTGCTGTCCCACGGCCCTGTGACGTGGTACCTGGACGGAGCTCacaccaccagcagcatccaggCCTGCGTCCGCTGGTTCCGCCAGGCCGCCCTCAGCCAGGACAAGCCTCACGA TGGTTCTGAGGTGCGTGTGCTGCTCTTCAATGCCACAGGCGACCGGGACACGGCGGCGCTGCTCaagctgctggtg TCCTGTCACTTTGACTATGCTGTTTTCTGCCCCAACTTCACGGAGGTGTCGTTGGCCAACAACgcag aCCAGCAAAATTTCAACGTGACACTGGAGAATGCCCTGACCCGCTGCCTGGAGAACCAGCAGACGTGGACAAGGCTCCTGGAAGAGAAAGTGGGGCAGGACCCCTGGCTCCCATCGCCCCCGCGGGTGGGGGGGCTGCTGCAGCCGACCCCCGCCCGaggctccctgctcctggtgccCCCAGCACCCCGACCCCTCAATTCCCCAGCCCTCGTGTTCCCGTGCCTGGCCCAGGCGCTGCGGTGGGTAGCACAGGGCCGGGACCCCCATCTGGCAGCCCCCGTGGCCTCGGGGGCTCACCCGCACCCCGCAGCCAGCAGCGGGGCCGTGCTGCTGCGGGAGGCGGCCGCTGTCCATGTCCTGGTCACCGGCAGCCTGCACTTGGTGGGCGGCGCCCTCCGGCTGCTGGTCCCCGCCCTGTCCCAGTAA
- the FPGS gene encoding folylpolyglutamate synthase, mitochondrial isoform X1, with translation MVARGLRALRGALRAGGRRFSTRPARAPAMDYQDAIRMLNTLQTNASYLEQVKRERGDPQAQLEAMQGFLERSGLKVEDLDRLNIIHVTGTKGKGSACAFTECILRNYGLKTGFYSSPHLVQVRERIRINGQPISKDLFNKYFWLVYNRLEETKDPAHSSMPAYFRFLTIMAFHVFLQEKVDLAVVEVGIGGTYDCTNIVRAPVVCGVSSLGIDHTSILGDTMEKIAWQKGGIFKPGVPAFTVAQPERPLEVLRERAQERQCSLYLCPELDDFEEGCGALELGLAGAHQRSNAALALQLARTWLQRRGCQGLWELKEVPPSSELLGRPVPLAPAFRLPDAMIQGLRDTEWLGRTQVLSHGPVTWYLDGAHTTSSIQACVRWFRQAALSQDKPHDGSEVRVLLFNATGDRDTAALLKLLVSCHFDYAVFCPNFTEVSLANNADQQNFNVTLENALTRCLENQQTWTRLLEEKVGQDPWLPSPPRVGGLLQPTPARGSLLLVPPAPRPLNSPALVFPCLAQALRWVAQGRDPHLAAPVASGAHPHPAASSGAVLLREAAAVHVLVTGSLHLVGGALRLLVPALSQ, from the exons ATGGTGGCGCGGGGTCTGCGCGCGCTGCGCGGGGCGCTGCGGGCCGGGGGGCGCCGCTTCAGCACGCGCCCCGCGCGCGCCCCCGCCATGGACTACCAG GATGCAATCCGGATGCTCAACACCCTGCAGACCAATGCCAGCTacctggagcaggtgaagcGGGAGCGTGGTGACCCCCAGGCCCAGCTGGAAGCCATGCAGGGCTTTTTGGAGAGAAGTGGACTGAAG GTCGAGGACCTGGATCGACTGAACATCATCCACGTCACGGGGACGAAGGGCAAG GGCTCAGCGTGCGCCTTCACCGAGTGCATCCTCCGCAACTACGGGCTGAAGACAGGCTTTTACAG ctcccctcacCTCGTGCAGGTGCGCGAGCGGATCCGCATCAATGGGCAGCCCATCAGCAAGGACCTCTTCAACAAGTACTTCTGGCTGGTCTACAACCGCCTGGAGGAGACCAAG GACCCAGCACACTCCAGCATGCCGGCGTATTTCCGCTTCCTCACCATCATGGCCTTTCACGtcttcctgcaggagaag GTGGACCTGGCAGTGGTGGAAGTTGGCATTGGTGGCACCTATGACTGCACCAACATTGTCAG GGCACCGGTGGTGTGTGGGGTCTCCTCCCTGGGCATCGACCACACCAGCATCCTGGGGGACACCATGGAGAAGATCGCCTGGCAGAAGGGGGGCATTTTTAAG cCCGGTGTGCCGGCGTTCACCGTGGCGCAGCCGGAGCGGCCgctggaggtgctgagggagCGAGCCCAGGAGCGGCAG tgTTCCCTCTacctgtgcccagagctggatgaCTTTGAGGAGGGCTGCGGGGcgctggagctggggctggccgGTGCCCACCAGCGCTCCAACGCCGCCCTGGCCTTACAGCTGGCGCGGACGTGGCTGCAGCGCCGCGGCTGCCAGG GTCTCTGGGAGCTGAAGGAGGTGCCACCGAGCAGCGAGCTGCTGGGGAGGCCAGTGCCACTGGCGCCTGCCTTCCGACTGCCCGATGCCATGATCCAAG GCCTGCGGGACACAGAGTGGCTGGGCCGGACTCAGGTGCTGTCCCACGGCCCTGTGACGTGGTACCTGGACGGAGCTCacaccaccagcagcatccaggCCTGCGTCCGCTGGTTCCGCCAGGCCGCCCTCAGCCAGGACAAGCCTCACGA TGGTTCTGAGGTGCGTGTGCTGCTCTTCAATGCCACAGGCGACCGGGACACGGCGGCGCTGCTCaagctgctggtg TCCTGTCACTTTGACTATGCTGTTTTCTGCCCCAACTTCACGGAGGTGTCGTTGGCCAACAACgcag aCCAGCAAAATTTCAACGTGACACTGGAGAATGCCCTGACCCGCTGCCTGGAGAACCAGCAGACGTGGACAAGGCTCCTGGAAGAGAAAGTGGGGCAGGACCCCTGGCTCCCATCGCCCCCGCGGGTGGGGGGGCTGCTGCAGCCGACCCCCGCCCGaggctccctgctcctggtgccCCCAGCACCCCGACCCCTCAATTCCCCAGCCCTCGTGTTCCCGTGCCTGGCCCAGGCGCTGCGGTGGGTAGCACAGGGCCGGGACCCCCATCTGGCAGCCCCCGTGGCCTCGGGGGCTCACCCGCACCCCGCAGCCAGCAGCGGGGCCGTGCTGCTGCGGGAGGCGGCCGCTGTCCATGTCCTGGTCACCGGCAGCCTGCACTTGGTGGGCGGCGCCCTCCGGCTGCTGGTCCCCGCCCTGTCCCAGTAA
- the FPGS gene encoding folylpolyglutamate synthase, mitochondrial isoform X2 yields MAEMLPASVTNGTAEGTDPEGDAIRMLNTLQTNASYLEQVKRERGDPQAQLEAMQGFLERSGLKVEDLDRLNIIHVTGTKGKGSACAFTECILRNYGLKTGFYSSPHLVQVRERIRINGQPISKDLFNKYFWLVYNRLEETKDPAHSSMPAYFRFLTIMAFHVFLQEKVDLAVVEVGIGGTYDCTNIVRAPVVCGVSSLGIDHTSILGDTMEKIAWQKGGIFKPGVPAFTVAQPERPLEVLRERAQERQCSLYLCPELDDFEEGCGALELGLAGAHQRSNAALALQLARTWLQRRGCQGLWELKEVPPSSELLGRPVPLAPAFRLPDAMIQGLRDTEWLGRTQVLSHGPVTWYLDGAHTTSSIQACVRWFRQAALSQDKPHDGSEVRVLLFNATGDRDTAALLKLLVSCHFDYAVFCPNFTEVSLANNADQQNFNVTLENALTRCLENQQTWTRLLEEKVGQDPWLPSPPRVGGLLQPTPARGSLLLVPPAPRPLNSPALVFPCLAQALRWVAQGRDPHLAAPVASGAHPHPAASSGAVLLREAAAVHVLVTGSLHLVGGALRLLVPALSQ; encoded by the exons ATGGCGGAGATGCTGCCGGCATCGGTGACCAATGGCACCGCCGAGGGGACTGATCCCGAAGGG GATGCAATCCGGATGCTCAACACCCTGCAGACCAATGCCAGCTacctggagcaggtgaagcGGGAGCGTGGTGACCCCCAGGCCCAGCTGGAAGCCATGCAGGGCTTTTTGGAGAGAAGTGGACTGAAG GTCGAGGACCTGGATCGACTGAACATCATCCACGTCACGGGGACGAAGGGCAAG GGCTCAGCGTGCGCCTTCACCGAGTGCATCCTCCGCAACTACGGGCTGAAGACAGGCTTTTACAG ctcccctcacCTCGTGCAGGTGCGCGAGCGGATCCGCATCAATGGGCAGCCCATCAGCAAGGACCTCTTCAACAAGTACTTCTGGCTGGTCTACAACCGCCTGGAGGAGACCAAG GACCCAGCACACTCCAGCATGCCGGCGTATTTCCGCTTCCTCACCATCATGGCCTTTCACGtcttcctgcaggagaag GTGGACCTGGCAGTGGTGGAAGTTGGCATTGGTGGCACCTATGACTGCACCAACATTGTCAG GGCACCGGTGGTGTGTGGGGTCTCCTCCCTGGGCATCGACCACACCAGCATCCTGGGGGACACCATGGAGAAGATCGCCTGGCAGAAGGGGGGCATTTTTAAG cCCGGTGTGCCGGCGTTCACCGTGGCGCAGCCGGAGCGGCCgctggaggtgctgagggagCGAGCCCAGGAGCGGCAG tgTTCCCTCTacctgtgcccagagctggatgaCTTTGAGGAGGGCTGCGGGGcgctggagctggggctggccgGTGCCCACCAGCGCTCCAACGCCGCCCTGGCCTTACAGCTGGCGCGGACGTGGCTGCAGCGCCGCGGCTGCCAGG GTCTCTGGGAGCTGAAGGAGGTGCCACCGAGCAGCGAGCTGCTGGGGAGGCCAGTGCCACTGGCGCCTGCCTTCCGACTGCCCGATGCCATGATCCAAG GCCTGCGGGACACAGAGTGGCTGGGCCGGACTCAGGTGCTGTCCCACGGCCCTGTGACGTGGTACCTGGACGGAGCTCacaccaccagcagcatccaggCCTGCGTCCGCTGGTTCCGCCAGGCCGCCCTCAGCCAGGACAAGCCTCACGA TGGTTCTGAGGTGCGTGTGCTGCTCTTCAATGCCACAGGCGACCGGGACACGGCGGCGCTGCTCaagctgctggtg TCCTGTCACTTTGACTATGCTGTTTTCTGCCCCAACTTCACGGAGGTGTCGTTGGCCAACAACgcag aCCAGCAAAATTTCAACGTGACACTGGAGAATGCCCTGACCCGCTGCCTGGAGAACCAGCAGACGTGGACAAGGCTCCTGGAAGAGAAAGTGGGGCAGGACCCCTGGCTCCCATCGCCCCCGCGGGTGGGGGGGCTGCTGCAGCCGACCCCCGCCCGaggctccctgctcctggtgccCCCAGCACCCCGACCCCTCAATTCCCCAGCCCTCGTGTTCCCGTGCCTGGCCCAGGCGCTGCGGTGGGTAGCACAGGGCCGGGACCCCCATCTGGCAGCCCCCGTGGCCTCGGGGGCTCACCCGCACCCCGCAGCCAGCAGCGGGGCCGTGCTGCTGCGGGAGGCGGCCGCTGTCCATGTCCTGGTCACCGGCAGCCTGCACTTGGTGGGCGGCGCCCTCCGGCTGCTGGTCCCCGCCCTGTCCCAGTAA